One region of Nilaparvata lugens isolate BPH unplaced genomic scaffold, ASM1435652v1 scaffold6438, whole genome shotgun sequence genomic DNA includes:
- the LOC111047841 gene encoding vesicular acetylcholine transporter, whose translation MALPSTNPLTACWDYVGVLTVPVVNLEVKEVKDIVWEKLQEPKSQRKLVLVIVSIALLLDNMLYMVIVPIIPDYLRYIGAWGEEEARLAHNLSLQGKPRHHSHHGQDSATGILFASKAIVQLMVNPFSGALIDRIGYDIPMMIGLTIMFLSTAVFACGRSYGVLFFARSLQGVGSAFADTSGLAMIADRFTEENERSKALGIALAFISFGCLVAPPFGGALYQFAGKEMPFLILAFVSLADGFMLLIVMKPFKQQMKEAREYDASKKAGVPIWQLFMDPYIAVCSGALMMSNVALAFLEPTISLWMEDNLTTDNWKIGMIWLPAFFPHVFGVVLTVKMARKYPQYQWVMAAGGLALEGLCCFIIPFSSSYKVLMIPICGICFGIALIDTALLPTLGYLVDVRHVSVYGSIYAIADISYSLAYAVGPIIAGGVVEAIGFTALNFGIAFSNLLYAPVLYYLRNIYDFKPFENEANILMSDPPDKQYQTYTMQDQQPVQGDFKNHLEYTKHQEQDNGYSMHDGGGMEETSLDRQMGGGDDSYQYNNYKQPDQQQYRYQQQQGGYQQQDYQQQGYQQQNISRQPDYQAPARPPPPGSQGGEATNPFRRAEPTERPADKNPFRQNIRQIIK comes from the coding sequence ATGGCGCTGCCCTCAACCAACCCACTTACCGCCTGCTGGGACTATGTGGGAGTTCTCACGGTCCCAGTAGTCAACCTGGAGGTCAAAGAGGTCAAGGACATAGTATGGGAGAAGCTGCAGGAGCCCAAATCGCAACGGAAACTGGTTTTGGTGATTGTCTCCATAGCACTACTACTCGACAACATGTTGTACATGGTTATTGTGCCCATCATACCAGATTACCTGCGCTATATTGGTGCCTGGGGTGAAGAGGAAGCCCGTTTAGCTCACAACCTCAGCTTACAAGGAAAACCACGACATCATTCACACCATGGACAGGATTCTGCCACCGGTATACTGTTTGCTTCCAAAGCTATCGTGCAACTCATGGTGAACCCGTTCTCGGGCGCACTGATTGACAGGATAGGCTACGACATTCCTATGATGATCGGGCTCACCATCATGTTTCTTTCCACCGCTGTTTTCGCATGTGGTAGAAGTTATGGTGTGCTATTCTTCGCAAGAAGTCTACAAGGTGTCGGTTCAGCTTTTGCAGACACCTCAGGTTTGGCCATGATAGCTGACCGTTTCACCGAGGAGAATGAACGATCCAAAGCTCTAGGTATCGCACTAGCCTTCATCAGTTTCGGATGTTTAGTAGCCCCACCATTTGGGGGTGCTCTTTATCAGTTTGCTGGTAAAGAAATGCCTTTCCTAATACTTGCTTTCGTATCACTAGCTGATGGTTTCATGCTGCTCATCGTAATGAAACCTTTCAAACAACAAATGAAAGAGGCGAGAGAGTATGATGCATCAAAGAAAGCTGGAGTACCCATCTGGCAACTCTTCATGGATCCTTACATCGCGGTGTGCTCTGGAGCATTGATGATGTCCAATGTTGCACTAGCCTTCCTGGAACCTACAATATCCTTATGGATGGAGGACAACCTTACCACAGACAACTGGAAGATTGGGATGATTTGGTTACCCGCGTTCTTCCCCCACGTTTTCGGGGTGGTACTGACTGTGAAAATGGCTAGAAAATACCCTCAATACCAATGGGTAATGGCTGCTGGCGGCCTAGCTCTCGAGGGTCTATGCTGTTTTATAATACCCTTCTCTTCATCCTACAAAGTCCTCATGATACCCATTTGTGGTATATGCTTTGGGATAGCTTTAATCGACACAGCATTACTACCCACTTTGGGTTATCTAGTAGACGTCAGACATGTATCCGTATATGGAAGTATCTATGCCATAGCTGACATCTCATACTCTTTGGCGTATGCTGTAGGGCCTATAATCGCGGGAGGGGTTGTGGAAGCTATAGGATTCACAGCATTAAACTTCGGGATAGCATTTTCGAATCTACTCTATGCACCGGTTCTGTACTACCTGAGGAACATCTACGATTTCAAACCGTTCGAAAACGAGGCAAACATCCTAATGTCTGATCCTCCCGACAAACAATACCAGACATACACCATGCAAGATCAACAACCGGTGCAGGGAGACTTCAAGAATCATTTAGAATACACAAAACACCAAGAACAGGATAATGGGTACTCCATGCATGATGGAGGGGGGATGGAGGAGACCAGTTTGGATAGACAGATGGGAGGGGGTGATGATTCATATCAGTACAACAACTATAAACAACCTGATCAACAACAGTACAGATACCAGCAACAACAGGGGGGCTACCAACAGCAGGATTATCAACAACAGGGGTACCAACAGCAGAATATTTCAAGGCAGCCTGATTACCAGGCTCCAGCTCGACCCCCTCCACCTGGTTCACAGGGGGGAGAAGCCACCAATCCCTTCAGGAGAGCTGAGCCTACCGAGAGACCAGCTGATAAGAACCCTTTCAGACAGAatattagacaaataattaaatga